ATCTCAGAAGCATGGGACATGCCGTTCATACGAATATGGAGCTCCTGCGCCACCTTCTGGTTAAACACACGCAAACCATTGTGGGCATCGGTCAAACCCAATTTGCGGGTCTTTGGCGAAAGCAACACCACCGTACGCAGTACAATGCGTTTAATCAGCGGAACTTGATCGGTCTCCTTGCGGGGACGGCCAAAACGAGTGCCTACAATAATATCCAGGGGTTCGTTACGCAGCCGTTCGACCATGGTCACCACGTCTTTGACCTGATGTTGGCCATCGGCATCAAAGGTGACAAAGTATTTTGCCCCGGGTTGCGCGCGGGCATATTCAATACCCGTTTGAATCGCAGCACCCTGACCCAAATTAACCGGGTGATTAACCAAATGCGCGCCTGCAGCATGGATCTCCGCAGCGGAGTTATCCGGAGAACCATCATTTACGGCCACAATATTAGGGAAAGTCTGTAGAGCGTTTTCGAGCACTTCCCTGATTACTGTGCCCTCGTTATAACAGG
The window above is part of the Corynebacterium deserti GIMN1.010 genome. Proteins encoded here:
- a CDS encoding glycosyltransferase family 2 protein — encoded protein: MDAKNKNDFTDTWLVVPCYNEGTVIREVLENALQTFPNIVAVNDGSPDNSAAEIHAAGAHLVNHPVNLGQGAAIQTGIEYARAQPGAKYFVTFDADGQHQVKDVVTMVERLRNEPLDIIVGTRFGRPRKETDQVPLIKRIVLRTVVLLSPKTRKLGLTDAHNGLRVFNQKVAQELHIRMNGMSHASEIVDQIAQKGWRISEEPVDILYTEYSMSKGQSLLNGVNILADGFLARRLP